A window of Oncorhynchus kisutch isolate 150728-3 linkage group LG23, Okis_V2, whole genome shotgun sequence genomic DNA:
GTCATAAACTCGGTCATGTTGCCACTTACAAGACCattgggaactcggaaaaatacgaggtcaaatcgtgacgccagtgatcttcaggtcagataATCGGgactctagaaagaggcccgagttcccaaattgtaattccgagttggatgacggTTCAAATCGATTTTTCCCAGTCGTATTtatccgagttcccagttgttttgaacgcggcacaAGAGTCTCAAAATAAATTTTCATAATTGAaatgtaggcctagcctatacCATTCCAGGACGCTAAATGTAGGCTTATTTTGTTTATTGAATTATATAATATTCAAATATATAGCCTATACTAAACTATAATATATGTGAAGCTAAAAGATAATGTAGGGTTTTTTTCATTGATACTGCCCGGTTGTTGCAGTTGTTGCTAAACTTGCTTTTCAGCTCTAGTGTACGTGTTACTTCCGTGTTCATACCTTGATACACCTGTGTTATAACTGCAGTAGATTGGCTACTGAAGCCACCTGTCGCGTTCTATTGCTATTAGCCTAGTAGGTTATTTGACGTGCCATGAGCGCGGAGCCAGAATCATGTGGTTTGACACCTGTGTCTTTGCGAGACGACCCAGACACTGGAGTGGAAGTTCGAGAAAGTTCGGGAGACTTTAATATGGATTTACAACAGCCGATTTTCTTCTCCTTGGATGTACACCAACATGAAACTCTGTCAGCTAAAGTCGTCTCCAGGTTGTCTAGAAAGGCTGCCGCTACATCAGTGGTGACCACCTCCGAATCAGAATCCGGAAAATTCTCAGGTGAATCGGAACTTTGCATGGAACATGAATCAGACCTGGACTGGTTCTGCAGCTCCGAGCAGAAATGTATATGCTTGCTCTGCACCATAGCGGGATCCTGCCAGAGCCACACAGTGACACCCCTGGTCAGCAGAGTGACAGGCGTTAGGGTGAGAGCCCAGACTTTTCCCGAAATCATATTATCCAGATGTAGTCTCTTGTAGTAATACCATTAGAATATACCATCTATTAATAACACCATGTCCTTTCTGAGCAGTTACATTTAAGCTGCATATTGTGCGTCATATGGACCTTGGTCACAGTGAATGGGGCCAGGAGACTTTGTTTACCTAGAGGTAGGAGTGAGAATGCAACAGGCAAACTGAGTATACCTTTGGTTACCTGGGGTACGACAGTACAAAGGGTCAGCTGGTTTATCTTTTGAAAGTGTGTGTTCACATGCCTGGTGGGTGTGTAGGGTGTGCCACACTTATCCCAAACCAGACTGAGGAGTTTCCCCTGTTGATGTGTCATGGGGTGTGAGGAGACAAGAGTTTCAAGCTGTTGGGAAGAGGCAGCATCAATTATCATCAGTGCTCTTCTAAATTATTTTCTATTTCAGGATACACAATGACATGTTGGTGATGGCAGTTCAGCACTACAGGAATAAGCTTATCAGGATAGTGGGTCCATGCTTTTGAGAATGTACCTGATCAGCTCTGTGGTTTTCAAGTCCAACACCAGTCTCGTTTTATGCCAGtcactgaatgtgtgtgtgtgtgtgttgtcctgaaCAGAACCAACTGGTTAACATATGTGAGAAAATGCAGCTGCAGGCCCAGCGCATGGAGCGCTTTATCAACCAGACCCTGACTGCCAAAGAGCGGACACTGCAGGTGAGCAGCCCTGTGACACTGACACTGTCCCTTATGTGCTTATACTTCATACAGCTTTGGAATCGCAAGCTCTACATACAGATATCTAATGGATTCCATAAAAATATTTTTGCTATGTTCCCTATGCCCTCTGCTGTGTGTCCATGCAGGTAGAGGCGAGCGGGGCTCGGGAGCAAGTGGTGGCCCAGGTCAGTGTGGTGAGGGAggcggtggaggaggaggaacagcggCTGCTGGAAGCggtgcagagggaggaggagagggtggagcagTGCCTTCTCACCCAGAGAGCCCACTGGGGCCAGGCCCTGGCTATGCTCACACACTATGCTGCACACGTCTGGTGCACACCCTCACAAACACACCGGACATACAGCTGGCAGTGAGTAAGGGAGATGGGtacaggtagggagggagagaccaatgatttatatatacactgggGCTACAACTGACTCCTTCCGTtgcgacgtccctctaaggcacttctgctagctgtctgaatcgccgtgtctccagctcgtccagctactcactggacccaatTGATCACTCGGCCACGCATGCCTCTcccaaatgtcaatatgccttgtccattgctgttttgattagtaattattgccttatttcagtgtagagcctctagccctgctcaatatgccttagctaactCTTTAGTT
This region includes:
- the LOC109867957 gene encoding LOW QUALITY PROTEIN: B box and SPRY domain-containing protein (The sequence of the model RefSeq protein was modified relative to this genomic sequence to represent the inferred CDS: inserted 2 bases in 1 codon; deleted 2 bases in 1 codon; substituted 1 base at 1 genomic stop codon); its protein translation is MSAEPESCGLTPVSLRDDPDTGVEVRESSGDFNMDLQQPIFFSLDVHQHETLSAKVVSRLSRKAAATSVVTTSESESGKFSGESELCMEHESDLDWFCSSEQKCICLLCTIAGSCQSHTVTPLVSRVTGVRNQLVNICEKMQLQAQRMERFINQTLTAKERTLQVEASGAREQVVAQVSVVREAVEEEEQRLLEAVQREEERVEQCLLTQRAHWGQALAMLTHYATRLVHTLTNTPDIQLATSGQEIAERFEEAEGVGEPHDTDHLNLNASCSDSKLMRGLWASAILLXPTAYGSANLTFDECTVSSALSLSEDLCTLTFLPKWSCQSPPYNPVRFDCWPNALGTLAISSGTHSWVIDMGXGVCYSSMGRKGSGNDSRLGYNIQSWVLSKYNGDFSFCHAGKNTPLHVVHKPKSLGLLLDWPSQTLIFYDPDSSAVLHSVRHAFSGPLLPAFAVADRSVSILH